In a genomic window of Quercus lobata isolate SW786 chromosome 4, ValleyOak3.0 Primary Assembly, whole genome shotgun sequence:
- the LOC115985070 gene encoding uncharacterized protein LOC115985070, with product MCRAFLTTLKGAARIWFSRLTLSSINTFKELSAQFTVHFIGGHRYKKSTACLMSIRQRKDETLRSYISCFNKEALLIDEADDKILVAAFTNGLRKGKFLFSLYKNNPKTMSEVLYKATKYMNTKDGLLAREEKPKKRERQEDTWQDQRWKKARTGDQRDERCSRTPGGRFTSFTPLTAPIDQVLMQIKDEEA from the coding sequence atgtgtagagccttcctTACGACGTTGAAGGGTGCGgcaagaatttggttcagccggtTGACGCTCAGTTCCATCAACactttcaaggagctaagcgctcaGTTTACTGTGCACTTCATCGGGGGACATAGGTATAAGAAGTCTACGGCTTGCTTGATGAGCATCAGGCAGCGAAAGGACGAGACGCTAAGATCCTACATATCCTGCTTCAATAAGGAAGCACTCTTGATCGACGAAGCCGATGACAAGATACTTGTAgcggcattcacgaatgggctgCGGAAGGGAaaatttttgttctccctatacaagaACAACCCGAAGACTATGTCAGAAGTACTTTACAAGgccaccaagtacatgaatACTAAAGATGGGCTGTTGGCTCGAGAGGAAAAGCCCAAGAAAAGGGAGAGACAAGAAGATACATGGCAAGACCAAAGGTGGAAGAAGGCAAGAACAGGAGACCAAAGGGATGAAAGGTGCTCTAGGACCCCAGGAGGAAGATTCACAAGCTTCACCCCGTTAACTGCCCCAATAGACCAAGTCttaatgcaaatcaaggacgaggaGGCTTGA